One genomic window of Rhodothermales bacterium includes the following:
- a CDS encoding VCBS repeat-containing protein: protein MKSCLPRWVLFALCALLTPALALAQDTKKEEETIPLAQLLGQQAAEPPSPSAALAPTLDAAYVQTFLPARTFDATSMDGVRPQSGRWRVQAGEYVGVVGQGGSALLLLDITSQDLAAMASFRCGPGCEPGIVIHAESEGERTTGILYSFGEGKVGGHHIVLDATGKLVERTVVEPNPSPYPMSMVDFRAEYPGLGLLYPGQLGGKQGIEPLKLDNSWNRVEIHSVGTSLRGLLNGAGTVEAGVTAAAGTAHGQVGLFIAGPAGTEIRFRGVGVKPMDVKNAHPIEVTSPRFRKQQLEAMFYSEAVTAADVNLDGNMDVIAGPNIFIGPEFTTRHELYVPRTYSPTSYPDPLLASAGDFTGDGYPDVLHTGEPGRPGFLFVNPGKDAAVHRWAKHMVIPSVDNEVAFADDIDGDGQLEYVYTDGGFIGYAEPGPDPTQMWTFHAVTEKGPWGAMYAHGLGTGDVDGDGRKDLIQAYGWWQQPATPNGQPWTYHPETFGRWGSQQGGGGGARAFAYDVNGDGLNDVVTSLEGHGFGLAWFEQKRDAAGTISFERHMIMDDFANPNNGVVFAALHALTLADIDGDGLQDIVTGKRWWAHFGENPTDPDAFGAPVVYWFRLVRANGQARFVPELVNNNSGVGTDMISADLNNDGLPDILTSARRGTNVFISK from the coding sequence ATGAAATCATGCCTACCCCGTTGGGTCCTTTTCGCGCTCTGCGCGCTCCTGACACCCGCTCTGGCACTTGCCCAGGACACTAAAAAAGAGGAGGAAACGATCCCTCTCGCCCAGCTGCTGGGTCAGCAGGCGGCCGAGCCGCCATCGCCCAGCGCCGCCCTCGCGCCGACCCTCGACGCGGCGTATGTGCAGACGTTTTTGCCGGCCCGAACCTTCGATGCCACGAGCATGGACGGTGTGCGGCCTCAGAGCGGACGCTGGCGGGTACAGGCCGGGGAGTACGTGGGCGTCGTAGGGCAGGGCGGGAGCGCGTTGCTGCTGCTGGACATCACCAGCCAGGACCTGGCGGCGATGGCGTCGTTTCGCTGCGGGCCGGGTTGTGAGCCGGGGATCGTGATCCACGCGGAGAGTGAAGGGGAGCGGACGACGGGCATCTTGTATTCGTTTGGCGAGGGCAAGGTAGGCGGTCATCACATCGTGCTGGATGCGACCGGTAAATTGGTCGAGCGCACGGTCGTCGAGCCGAACCCGAGTCCGTACCCGATGAGCATGGTCGACTTCCGGGCCGAGTACCCTGGTCTTGGCTTGCTGTACCCCGGGCAACTCGGCGGCAAACAGGGCATCGAACCGTTGAAGCTCGATAACAGCTGGAACCGCGTCGAAATCCACTCCGTGGGCACGTCGCTGCGCGGGTTGTTGAATGGCGCCGGCACGGTCGAGGCCGGCGTCACCGCCGCCGCGGGCACGGCGCACGGGCAGGTCGGCCTCTTCATCGCCGGCCCCGCCGGCACCGAGATCCGCTTCCGCGGCGTGGGCGTCAAGCCGATGGACGTCAAAAACGCCCACCCGATCGAAGTGACATCCCCCCGCTTCCGGAAACAGCAGCTGGAAGCCATGTTCTACAGCGAAGCCGTCACGGCCGCCGACGTGAATCTGGATGGGAATATGGACGTCATCGCCGGCCCGAATATCTTCATCGGCCCCGAATTCACGACGCGTCATGAGCTATATGTCCCACGAACCTATTCCCCCACCTCGTACCCCGATCCGCTCCTCGCCTCCGCCGGCGACTTTACCGGCGACGGCTACCCGGACGTCCTGCATACGGGCGAACCGGGCCGGCCCGGGTTCCTCTTCGTGAACCCCGGCAAAGACGCCGCTGTGCACCGCTGGGCCAAACACATGGTGATCCCGTCGGTGGATAACGAGGTCGCCTTCGCGGACGACATCGACGGCGACGGCCAGCTCGAGTACGTCTATACCGACGGCGGCTTCATCGGCTACGCCGAGCCCGGGCCGGACCCGACGCAGATGTGGACTTTCCACGCGGTCACCGAAAAAGGGCCCTGGGGGGCGATGTACGCCCACGGCCTGGGTACCGGCGATGTGGATGGGGATGGGCGCAAGGATCTCATCCAGGCGTATGGCTGGTGGCAGCAGCCGGCTACCCCGAACGGGCAGCCGTGGACGTACCACCCCGAGACGTTTGGTCGCTGGGGCTCTCAGCAGGGCGGCGGTGGCGGCGCCCGCGCGTTCGCCTACGACGTCAACGGCGACGGGCTGAACGATGTCGTCACCAGCCTCGAAGGTCACGGCTTCGGCCTGGCGTGGTTCGAGCAGAAGCGCGACGCCGCCGGCACGATCTCCTTCGAACGGCACATGATCATGGACGACTTCGCCAACCCCAACAACGGCGTCGTCTTCGCCGCCCTACACGCCCTCACGCTGGCCGACATCGATGGCGACGGCCTGCAGGATATCGTGACCGGCAAACGCTGGTGGGCGCACTTCGGCGAAAACCCGACGGATCCGGATGCCTTCGGCGCTCCCGTCGTCTACTGGTTCCGACTCGTCCGCGCAAACGGCCAGGCCCGCTTCGTCCCCGAACTGGTCAACAACAACTCGGGCGTCGGGACTGACATGATCTCGGCCGACCTCAACAACGACGGCCTCCCGGACATCCTGACCTCCGCCCGTCGGGGGACAAATGTGTTTATCAGTAAATAA
- a CDS encoding FG-GAP-like repeat-containing protein encodes MVLLKTAGMLAALSLVLAAPARAQQSPAPDFIPDYTFYGSDLAGWQPVGQAQWRAEFGTITGTAGRDGGWLMLDESYQNAAVFTRFRCAGPCDAGILLRAEETPTGMKGIFVAIEGETVAPYRVTLDANGKITAKTSARGPQGGGGGGNQPAMSSSPVLDAATAAMSAPVLAKADTWNTLEVFVDGNAIFNHLNNVRNAIRGGTAQDFPQAEAPEFGGAVIIPVTYVHGYGPIALYVGSGKVEFDDVSVKDLHTLTVEPEQTSSDFRVQQVNEFYYGWGADVADVNRDGVQDLISGPFYYLGPDFGVRREYYEARVFNPGLEYINDMLTFANDWNEDGWIDALVTERRPLVLYLNPQGEKRFWDRVEALPDVCSETAVRADVDADGKPEIVYVANDGRVAYAEPDPANLNGAWKVHKISQPVVAGCNTHGVGTGDVNGDGRVDILQARGWWEQPAAGADTGMWIYHEAHFGRLTRSPQHPGGAEIAVYDFNGDGLNDVVTSLSAHGWGLAWYEQQRDAAGKITFVEHLIMGDFSTKNAGGVTFSQVHSGATLADINHDGVLDFVTGKRHWSHLDAFSDPDPDGEGVIYWYQTVRSPGAAGGVEFVPRLIHNKSGVGSEVKVIDIDGDGSLDIVTSGSRGTFVFWGTL; translated from the coding sequence ATGGTGCTTCTGAAAACCGCCGGCATGCTCGCCGCACTGAGCCTGGTACTGGCGGCCCCGGCTCGGGCCCAACAGAGCCCGGCGCCGGATTTTATCCCGGATTATACCTTTTATGGCTCCGACCTTGCCGGCTGGCAGCCGGTGGGCCAGGCCCAGTGGCGGGCCGAGTTTGGGACGATCACCGGGACGGCCGGGCGAGACGGCGGGTGGCTGATGCTGGATGAATCGTATCAAAATGCCGCCGTCTTCACCCGTTTCCGCTGCGCCGGCCCGTGCGACGCCGGCATCCTGCTGCGCGCCGAGGAAACGCCGACGGGCATGAAGGGGATTTTTGTGGCAATCGAGGGCGAAACCGTCGCCCCCTACCGGGTGACGCTGGACGCGAATGGGAAGATCACCGCTAAAACGTCCGCCCGGGGCCCGCAGGGCGGCGGAGGCGGCGGCAACCAACCGGCGATGTCTTCCAGCCCGGTGCTCGATGCAGCCACCGCGGCGATGTCCGCGCCCGTGCTGGCGAAAGCGGATACCTGGAATACGCTTGAGGTCTTTGTCGACGGCAATGCCATCTTCAACCATCTCAACAACGTCCGCAACGCCATCCGAGGTGGTACGGCGCAGGATTTCCCACAGGCGGAAGCGCCCGAGTTCGGGGGAGCCGTCATCATCCCTGTGACGTACGTCCATGGTTACGGCCCGATCGCCCTGTACGTCGGCTCCGGGAAGGTCGAGTTCGATGACGTGTCGGTGAAAGATCTGCACACGCTGACGGTTGAGCCTGAACAGACCTCGAGCGACTTCCGGGTTCAGCAGGTGAATGAGTTTTATTACGGCTGGGGCGCCGACGTGGCGGACGTCAACCGCGACGGCGTGCAGGACCTCATCTCGGGTCCGTTTTATTACCTCGGCCCTGACTTCGGCGTCCGCCGCGAATATTACGAGGCGCGGGTATTCAACCCGGGACTCGAGTACATCAACGACATGTTGACGTTTGCGAACGACTGGAACGAGGACGGATGGATCGATGCCCTCGTCACCGAACGCCGGCCGCTCGTGCTCTACCTGAACCCGCAAGGCGAGAAACGCTTCTGGGATCGGGTTGAGGCGCTGCCAGACGTGTGCAGCGAAACGGCGGTCCGCGCCGATGTCGACGCTGACGGAAAGCCCGAGATCGTCTATGTAGCCAACGACGGTCGCGTGGCCTACGCCGAACCTGACCCCGCAAACCTGAACGGCGCGTGGAAGGTCCATAAGATCTCCCAGCCGGTCGTCGCTGGCTGCAATACGCACGGCGTGGGCACCGGCGACGTCAACGGCGACGGCCGGGTCGACATCCTCCAGGCGCGCGGATGGTGGGAGCAGCCCGCCGCCGGCGCGGATACGGGGATGTGGATCTACCACGAAGCCCATTTCGGCCGGCTGACCCGCTCGCCCCAGCATCCGGGCGGCGCCGAGATCGCCGTGTACGACTTCAACGGCGACGGCCTCAACGACGTCGTCACCAGCCTCTCCGCCCACGGGTGGGGCCTCGCCTGGTACGAGCAGCAGCGCGACGCCGCCGGCAAGATCACGTTCGTCGAGCACCTCATCATGGGGGATTTTTCGACGAAAAACGCCGGCGGGGTCACGTTCTCGCAGGTCCACTCCGGCGCCACCCTGGCCGACATCAACCACGACGGCGTGTTGGACTTCGTAACCGGCAAACGCCACTGGTCCCACCTCGATGCTTTCTCGGACCCCGATCCCGATGGGGAAGGAGTCATCTATTGGTACCAGACCGTGCGGAGCCCCGGCGCCGCCGGCGGGGTGGAATTTGTCCCGCGCCTCATCCACAATAAGTCCGGCGTCGGCTCCGAGGTCAAAGTCATCGACATCGACGGCGATGGCTCCCTGGACATCGTTACGTCCGGCAGCCGGGGCACGTTTGTGTTCTGGGGCACGTTGTGA